CAAAATTAGCAATTTTACAATGCAGTCTGCGTCcccatcacacaaacacacacacagtaaatacTTTTGTGTAAACACAAAAGTTGTGTGCAAGTATAAACAGGCTGCAGGTTCAGTGTGCTGAAGAAAGAGGAAGGGCTATAGCTTTAACTACATAAAACAAGAGTGATCAGGGGGAACTGATGCAAAGGCTTAGGATAAAATCGGATTATTGTGATTTTGTGCACTGCCATAAAGAATGCAAGGTTCATATATAAAGCCATCTTAGAAAACTATATTGTTGCAGAATTAGTGATTTAAAGAGCCAAGCGCAGATGCATTTCTGAGCAAAGCAGGATATCACGACAAGCATCCTCAGTCTACAACCCCACCGGTGTCCCAGATAGCCGGATGGCTAATGCCCCACATTTCCCTTTCCAATCTTACACCGCGCGTATCAACATTCAATACCACAACAAACACCCATAATGTCCATAGTACATTACATTTTGCAAAATCAGCATACTTTTGACACGTAAACGTCAAACTGTGCGCGCGATAgctggagagaaaaaaatctttaCCTCGCGCGATCCTTGTGCTGCTTCGGAAGGTGTGAAAATATCCCCGATGAATATCGCTAAGAAATACCTTGAACTGTACTTTTAAATTCACAGCTTGTGGACATGTTTATCTGTTTCCCCAACCGCTGATTAAAGCTTTTATCGTCGTCTCTTCCCATCCGTCTCTCTTCCCGTGTTTAGGTTAAAGCACTCGCAGGAAAAGTGATGTCATGGCTTGAAATTGTGTTGCCCGCCCCACTTTTAGTAAAAGGCCCTATCTTATGCTCCACGTAGCATtttcaaaagcatttttttttcatttatagtATTGCtttacacatttattttgttaagtagtattttttttaaatttactaacccattttattttattaagcgAAGACGTCATCACGTTATTTTCGTTACGCATCTGCAGTGATTTCATTAATCATGACTTGTGACTAAGCAGTCATCAGTCAGCTGtattttatacatatttattgtaaaatgcAGTGGCCAATCTTTGATTTTTTTCTGCCTTTAagtttataaaatgtatattatatatataatttaaaaactattatttttggCTAATGTTTTCTACTTGCTAGCCACAATGTTTCAAACAAAGCAGGAAACAACTAGTAAATGCTAAACATTAAGACACCATTTCATTGCCCAGGGTTTTCACTATTTACATGACCCTTTCCAGTCATTTGTTTGtgtaaaacattatatatatagatatatatatatatatatatatatatatatatatatatatatatatatatatatacacacacacacatatatatatattctgtgaACCAGTTTGATTTCTGtatcttctttttttactctacaATTTATCACAAATCAAACAATGGCTTGCAAGCAAGTTCTACAGAGCAGGGTTGCATTTCCCAACTATATGGTTTAAAGTTCCATCATTACCAAGAGTTCAAGGAAACTAGTTTGGCTaatgatgcttttgggaaacccACCCCTAATCGTTACTACAAGCATGTAATCCCCTATAGAAATTTCCATGGCTCTGAAGATAAAAATTCCCTGATATTTCTAGGTTTTCCAAGACCGTGGGAACCCTGACTGTCCCAGAGGAGCTCTTTCATGAGTGCAAAATTATAATTAACAAGAGCAAGATGAGATGTAAAGGTTTATTTTAGTGAACAAATCCCAGTATGATTCATGAAAATCATATGAAGCCAGAAATGTACTGGATTAAAGTAGATGGTGCTTGGAGACTTGACTTTCTGTACAACTATGTCCATATCCTATAACTGCTGTGCATGTTCTTTTAGTTTAACAAAACACAATCTATATCAGAACATGTGCCATTGTGCTATTTTAATTCATGAGAATGTTGAGTTGAATTGTGATGAAAGACTTCCGGAATATGGCTTTTAAATAGATCATTTGAACTGTTCGAAATATCAACAGTATGACAGCTGAGAAAATCAGGTCACAATGTGCTCAGGATAAGGCATCTGTTGTTTTCGTGTCAGAATCCTTTGATGAATTCTGCATGGGAACCGCATGTCCAACTGCTTCAAGTATTTCAGATTCAACCTGTAAAACAAGACAGTAGTTTGGTGCATAAGTGCCCACTAGCCATTGCAAGGAAGAAACACAAAACTGAGGTTGCATCGTTTACCTATTCCAATAATGATAATTACCTCATCTTCTACAGACAACTCGTCTCTCTCCGAGAGCTCAGCATCTTGGGCAGATCCGTCTAGATCTCCATGTTCCGCCCCAGTCAGAATGTCCATGGGGGCCTCGGCAATCTCTCTGATGGTTTGGTCCTCTAATGCGAGCGCTGTGTCGAACAGCAAGGGGGACGGGGGACACTGCAATCCCTCATCTTCAACATCAAGATCCTGCACACAAAGAGACTATAATTACATCACTGATGATTAGGGATGCACTAATATTTCAACTCTGGACAGTATCTATTTTATGTTAAGAACATTACCAATGGCTGATATTAAATCCCATGCTATTTTTGtctgaaaataaatagataaatcaAAACTAAAATGCTCAAAGAGAATAAGCATCACACAATTATAATGTACAGCATGAAAAATGGATATTCATCtagaaaataaaatgttacactATCAGtggtaaacctttttttttttttttaaagaacatgTAAACATGTAAAATGTCCAAGTAGGAGAAATCCTATTCCAGATAGAAAAAATTTACTAATAATTGATTTGGTATTCATATTTGTACCAAACAACATCTTGATTGGTTTTAATCTGAGATACTTTTATTATAATGTCTTCGCAACAAAACTTCCTTTGAAAAGTCTCAATAGcccattaattaaaaatatgaataatttagtatattaataaaaaaattataattatctAAGACAACCAGAAAATACTGGCACTTCGTCATTTCTTTCATATGcgttttaacatgttttttttaaaacaattattttgttttttaaatcaaagATTTCAAAATTGAAGTGTCATTGACAGCCAAATAACAAACACAAAATTCAGCAATGTTGTTTGCGTCTTTGAAGGCAGGCAGTGGGAACAAATAATGGAAAAGCACATAAATAGTCTGTAGCATAACAAGAAAATGAGACGtttccaaaaatgaaattaaatgagAGGTTTTACTGTGGGCACAGAAAAAGTCAGACACAAAATTAAAGGAAGATGACTGCTGAACATTGAGATTAATTTGCTTTTCATTAATGTGAAGCTCCGGGATATGATTTACACAGCGGGGAACATATTTGAGCAGCACTGTTAGCAGGCATGTAGATACTTGATGGATACCTCAGCAATCTGAAGATGGAGTAAGATATTTTGGTGAACACATTTAGTGCAGATTATGGTGTTAATTATTCTGATAATGCCAAACTCTACATGAAGGGATTTCCAAAACACAAGGAAAGCAATTGACAGCAGCGATTTTCATTTTAATAGGAAAAACCAACACAAATCATACATCACTGAATTCCAGAGGTAGATTTTCTGTTGGCTGGAGCTCTGCAGCACTGAGGTACATGTCTGTGGGCGCAGACGCCAGCTGCTCTGGGGCAAGAGACTCCTGCTCAGGCTGGTACATGGGTGGAGGCAGAGACAGGTGCAGAGGACAGCGGGGCTCCTCTGACTGTCCCATGTGCacaggccgatcacatggaacGTCTTTCAGACCAGGGCACATCTTGAATAAAACTTGGCTACTATcttgataaatgtctattgtGCAGGGTTAAGAAGCGAGAAGGAGAACTGAGGAAATAGCTTTTAACTTGTCAAAGATATAGGAGGCTAGTGGAGGTGTAAAACTTAAACTGTTCCTTCAAACCGAATCGACTTATCCCATTAAATAATTCTGGGAAGTCAACAGAACACACGATTAGAAGACTTTTGTATAAGCCACTGTTTGAAACCAACAACTACAGCAAGCTGTGGGCCTTGATTCAGGGCTACAAGAGAATGTGAATGTTTATGCATACCattcaaataaattattagctaaatacatgtattattttagttcaaaagtcagtttacattttttttaatagatctgAACATAAAGTTACAGCATAAATAAATAAGGATACGAGAGACACAATGTCGTGTCATTGGCAGACACTGATTTGAACAGCGTGTTCCTTCCACAAAGGAAATGCATCTCTGGCCTAAACGCATCGCCTGTGTtgggggaagaaaaaaaacaaaataattaaaagatgcacaaattatattaataaaataactgaGCATGACAATAGGCTCAGACTGACGCCCATGGCCGTAGCCAGCTGTGAGGTCACGAGGTCCAGACCTCTGTATTTTTCAGAGGTGTATAAAATAATTGCCTAATATAGTATTACCTCTACTTTTGTGCTGCAAGGATATTGCAAAGGACCAAGATCTCCTCATCCGAGCTATctccagtgtttcccacacattgACTACTTTGTGGCAGTCCGCCACAGAATCAACACCGGCCGCCACATATGCCTTCATGTCACGGCACTCTCAATAGTTCTAGACAAACTAGTGCTGTGTCAAggccagtgtttcccaaccggggtgccgCAAGAAGGGGTGCCGAGACGCACTTGCAACGcagttcatctcacatctgacgacgcatctttaatatgggttgtaacttgaaaataatgctttatgtatgtttctgttgaTAGATGCATGGGCTGGCTCAGTTATACACTCAAAACGGTCTCtttgtaaaatttgtttgtgttgtgtggTCCGGAtaagggctgggcgatatgttAATTTTTGGGGGGCGATAATCGCCTTCAAAAACATCGCGATATCCGATAATATCATCTACTCCGCACTGATCCCCGCGCCACAATTTTCCAGGCATAAAATGGAGGACAACGCTTAATATCCAAGAAAAGATGTACATTAGTAATTTGGCAGTATTATGGATTTAAACCAAATGCAAATGGTGAACCAGTGGATCCAACAGAGGCTATCTGCAGgctgtgcaaaaaaaaagaagaagaaaaaaaagaaagaaagtgaaCCCTCCGCAGCCATATTCACGTAGGCTACACCATACCCAGCAGTAGCGGCCTCGTTTCCGCTCTGCAGCCGCTTCTCAAAGACGACGGATATGTGGTCGAGCGGCAATGACACATTAAATGTCAATTAGAGCTTAGATTGTGctcaaaaaaatcaagcccgaccctaccgGAGCTTGTGCTCGTTGTGTCCGAGCCTTGCCCGGCCCGGCACATTAACTAATTATGAGAACGAGCATGTAATGAGCGAAGCGGACCGGAGTGACTCAtgttaaaactaaaattaacgaaaaaagctgataacatcactgttttcccaGAACGACTGGAAATCAAATTTTGCTGCAATATTGTCccgtttaacactgtgaagctgctttgaaacaatcgtcattgtaaaagaactatataataaataaagctgacttggcTTGACTcggctcaataatccgcaggcgcgctcGTGAACCGCTCAcctgtaaaataattaaatccagctcagacatttatctgtagctcactttgttgtagccattaaacaatgtttgtcTTCTTTCTTTTTGCATATTATGTTTGAAAAGGCCTATTATAATAGTAtatttacatttcatctgattatgataagtgcaaagatgcgagtgaGTCAGAAATgcttttggtggttatatttagtttaatattaagttttgttttgtagaaagcattctttcgttttgtttaaattgtatcttaattttaataaaggtttctttggCCAATTGCCtgggtttaataaataatatgcaaatggAAGACGTGTCGAAGTCGCCGGAGTGATCGCTTTAATTTCTTATGAACTGGAGCGCttgtctcataaataaaccaaaatgcagcaggctacttgcctcacagacaagAGAAATATGCGCATAGAAAGCttaaaatgtccacttttaaacgaagCGATTCGAAACCAAAATATgtaattaagcaaagtgcagtgttgacgCGAGTAGCTCATGCGTTTCTGTTCAGAAtactgcgctccatcactgcacgAGCTGTGAGTTTTTACttcactttaatatatttttctttcattttttatattataataattttattctaacacctttattttatagtatttaaaatacaggCCTATGGTTAGCTTTTATAGACATTTTCAACCGTTTAAGGTTGAGCTATTTTTTTTCCGTTGAgctatttttcccccaaaggtTTCTCTCTCGTTTTATTTTTAGCGTAAGTaggctattttaaatgttttccagGTTTCCATGTTTGATTAATGTTTCTATTATTAATAggctattatatttataatttagcctaataggaaataatattatttagagcgttttaaaacatttagccAAGCCAATGTGCTTCTCTTTGCGCGTGTATAATGAAAACACAACCAACGTCTTATCCATAATTCAATGTTTTGCTTGAAcacatataggctactgtagttaTGCATCAAAAACACTAAAAAGGTGAGTGTATGGTAACTACTATTTATAATGAATTTGGCAACGCAATGTCCTGTGAGTTTATCAGTCGTCATTTTTATGATGTCGATTATCGTCTGATAACACTGACTGTTATCGATATCGACATATTTGCGAGACATCTTCGATATATGATAAtatcgtcatatcgcccagccctagtccggatatgaccagtcattttcgcctgtctctgtgcactcgtcccaaagcaCGCACTCGTCTCAAAGCACGCAAATGatgagttctctttcaaatcttgtgcttgaacggacaactcacaaaaaaaagcatgtcaaactgtcttgatgagtatcctagcagacgaTCTGTACTCTGTATATGCCTTTATACAGTCAAGGATTacagttaaaggtgcagtagcctttactgctgtctgtttaatgtcaaacaaaagataaggacatcactcactgctcttgattgaatagcttttgtaagtttaataaggattactttttaatttaaacagttaaatatgcagttattttatatttgattactttattccatTCCTCTGCCTAAAAACCAATGTTAGACCTCCCTGAAAaccctgaaaagcattgtttattttattagtatctttgctcaatagtatttattttagAAATCACATTTACTCCCCCACATCCCCCAGTTTTGTGTGGCACATTCgaacgggataagcaaagctgTTCTGTTCttcattaagaatagtattgatattaatattaaacacaccattcaatcagtttgctcccaaattggtacttattctaaagtgaaagtaatccATCCGGCCGCACGGGAACTCATAACGTTGCGCATTATGAACGCTACATAGTCATAATgtgcaccgttatgaattcccatTGAATGAATTctccattcttcgtgaaagataaagatagaaatgcgcacAGGAAATAAAAACTTTGCAAAAATTATACACGATCcacctaatcctggccaaatcacagagtcGCACAGGACTACTATCACAGGACTACGATGTTAAGCGCAAAGTAATTTGCGGGGAAATTTTTACTTTACGAATTACAAACAAGGTGATTTGCacaggattaagatcacagacattctctgcaattattacaaatcaccagagttccccagataatactagtcccgtgcgaataaagctttaaaaaaaagctcAGAAATGACAGGAATTTTCACGTTGTCATTGTGTTAAGATGGCAGTACCAATAAACCAAACGACCCAAAAATTTTAGACCTGCTCAGAACTCATGTAGACATCTTAAATGTGTATTATAAACAAACCTGCAAACTCCTCAGAGAAAAAAGGTGACGGTGTGGGTGGGGGGGGGgctctcatatgaggatttgatgctcaacaaatatttttgatgattagggacactgaagactggattaatgctgataaattcagctttgatcacaggaataaattacacttttctatattcacatagaaaaaagGCTGTTTTCATTGTGAAATAaaataccattacaaatattttttaaatactgttttaactgtatttcgattaaataaatgcagctttggtgagcagaagataaacatttaaaaagctgccagttagcactgcattattcatacgatataggcctactttactgtcaataaatagcctacattgagatggcttgaaacacacacatagcgcatatattgtcgcaatcgtctgattgtcgttgTCACGtttcagctcataacgattgttttccttcagctgcagcacCAGCATGACAGTAagtttctacgaatccgcttttggactttctgtgagagcgccgacctcatatttagatacgaataaaatgacaggtcatgcatagattattttttgtctctgaatttaaatcttgatgtattcacattggtttttatgtataaatacacttgcatgtgacctcaagaagcgcgcaatcaactGAGGTAGAGAAAGCTGTCTTTAGcatccctgttaacttgcccgccttTGCGCAAGTAACgtcggttcgaatcccgctcggagcgggtcgactaggatctgtgagacccagtaaaagtgcgggggatgaaaatacactttattaaaagtgcagaGGGCACGTCCCCACCCcataatctacgcccatgcttGAATTGAAATCTAAGCTTGCTTCCTTCCAACCGTCAGACTCGCATGGTAGCCAGGCGTCTCATTCAATCAATGGCGAGCTCAGTTGACGCTGTGTGCTTCAAGATTCTGGGGCAAGTGCTAAGATTCCGATTGGCCCAGAGAAATGTCAGTTATCCAATAATGTTTCGTATGTCTAATCTACAGAACTGCactttataattataaaacCCTGCATACAGCCCTGCTGATGCCCATTTGACAATCTAACAATCAAATTTCATTCAGGTCTGTTAAAAccagtttaaacattttattacagAGAAACAAAACCATAAGACATTACTAGAAAGTCCATCCATACCTGTGGCGTGCCTCCCTCAGTAATTGCTTGTCTTCGTTCTCTGAGCTGGCGATGTAACAACGCCTCTACACCATAGCGACGGCGATAACGCCGCAGAGCCTTTAATTTTTTCAGGTTCTCTCGTTCCTTCATGGACAGGCCCTCTGGACCCGTTAACAAGCTGCCACCTGTATCAAAAAAATGTACTGTATTATATGTTGACAATACATGAATGCAACCAACGAATGACAGCAGCAGCCTTACCAATAGTCTCATGCTCAATTTTGCGACTGTGCAGGTATCGtcgtttcttttcttttaataaatgttgaagaCGTTTGAATTGGTCTATGTAGAGGGACTGAAGTCTGATTAGTTTTTCACGCGTGATGAGCGCCACCTCCTCTGCTGTGTAAACACCTGCATGCCTATAGAAAATAAGTCACACTCCATCAGCTAAAGTAGGGCTACATGATAATGGATAAAATGATAATCATGATTACTATAATTAGTATCATTACAGCAGCTTTTATTAGCAGGGATGCATTAAAATGATGAAGTGACAGTTATACAtcaacttacaataggttgaattaCACGTCTGCCACAGCCTGACTGGGTCTATCATTTTTAATGgtacttttaaactttgggTTTCGGTAGTAACCCAAGAACAAAAGGACCAacaaaatttgactgctttacggcatatacatcacttccaccaccacttccttacattcggacgtgtgAGCCCAACTATCGTTTTTTTGTTGGATGTTATAGTCATGTCCTaagcagcacagaaaaataaaaaagcaaaggttttgttggaggaaagcattAAGAGGAAACAAAAGTGatcggattaaaggcaggacaagGATCAACATTGGGCCAGCGTTTGCTCGATGGCGTGAGCTAAAGGAGGCGTGCCCAACCAATGATGACTTGGCTGTCATGCTTGCTATAgttattacctaccactcaaacattgaattgacgCATCATAGATTATAAAACGGTAAACAATAGACTAGGCTACTATAATGATGCTGGCCTGTAAATGTGAGCATCACGatcatttggcgtttgaaaaaaatcaaaccaatgatattatattcatatgacatgctgaaacatatgccactgtacctgagatgaagacatttcacacgcgacgcaaTCAGAACAACTGCATctgaacagtgttcagggtaactgATAGTGATGCACGGGTCTGCTTTTTTTCCAACTCTCGGGTCTTTTATGAATTATTTGACCCTCCccacaccactgtatatatttttataacccGCCCCGCACACACaacctttaaaggtcccgttcttcgtgtgttttcgaagctttgattatgtttacagtgtgcaatataacgagttcatgtttcgcatgtaaaaaaaacagtatttttcacacagtttacttatctgtacagcgctgtttcctctgtcctaaaaacggcctgatgattttcttgttctatgaagtccctacTTCAGAAATACgcaacgagttctgattaggccagcgcttcaCGTGttctgattggacagcagcttagcgcactttgcccggaaaggtcccgcctcttaccataacggggaaaTGCAAGtgctgaatgtgcgctcttctccacgtggaagagcaacaagaccacgccccctattttgcgtgttcttctGGGTGgcgggttagtcaacaaactgcTGTAGGCTTTAACAGGGAACttcagttaaataaaatatctcgcttggcatttaactttgagctttataattgtacaggtattatttatgctctaacagcaacaataCACACTacctaaagtttgaaagatggaattgcgaagaacgggacctttaaatagaCATACCGGGTCCCAGGGTTATGAGCCGACCCCgctcatcactagttcagggctatcatggatgtcatgtcaacaaatgcatgccgcgcatcccctgatgaaggatgacagagtttacgacaGTAGCAGAGGACAATATTTTTTCCCAATTGTAGGAGGACCccaagagcaaaagttacctagtgctgtttaaatagaaaagttattttttaatagtatttcacaatataaaaaaatgacaatatacttctttaaaaacattttttttaaacttactGTTCTAAAAAttttgaccagtagtgtatgtgtattagggatgccacaattgtcaatataatattgaactgtTCGCTACGCCATTCAAGCACTGAAGGTGCAGAGCCCCTCTTGAAATTGTtagatttcttattattattattccgtCATtgaagtctatggcagcccatagaaccgcttGCGGGAAAGTTATGAATTTTGGTACACCTATAGAGGTCAGTACCAATAGTAACCACGCCAAATTTGGAGTCTTTAAAACattccctctagcgccaccaccagtccaaagtttcactcatgtttatgctacaGCAAACACTCgtgattattatttatttgtgagACGCTCATTTAGGCAGAATTTCACAAAGGAGTATCACAACTCCAATATAAATGTTTATCAGTGTTGTCAGATCATCAGCACTTTTTTGCACCGCAGAGAGCACATTGTTGCCAGATTTAGATGATAAAACACTAGGAAGAAAATGTATCCTTTTTAGAGAAAAGCCACATTTGGGGGATTTATTCTCTTGGCATCTGGCAATCCAAAGGAGAAAAGTGCACTGAGGTTTGTTACCAATGGAAGATAATGGAAATGTATTCAAACTGATTTTGACAAAGCAGATAAGAAGAATCAAATAAGCAATGTCTCACTTTAAAGGATCTTCGTGGTCACTATCAAGACTTTCAGCATCACTGTC
This region of Pseudorasbora parva isolate DD20220531a chromosome 6, ASM2467924v1, whole genome shotgun sequence genomic DNA includes:
- the kansl2 gene encoding KAT8 regulatory NSL complex subunit 2, which codes for MNRIRIHVLPSSRGRVTQAARSQEPQTCSFTQRPCSQPRLEGLEFCIKHVLEDKNAPYRQCSYVSNKNGKRCPNAAPKPEKKEGVAFCAEHARRNALVQQAQMRKASASGPSPEVLLSQLSGYSRPESGAHSQEGRSEASRILDEDSWSEEEQDPIVLDQTWRGDPDSDAESLDSDHEDPLKHAGVYTAEEVALITREKLIRLQSLYIDQFKRLQHLLKEKKRRYLHSRKIEHETIGGSLLTGPEGLSMKERENLKKLKALRRYRRRYGVEALLHRQLRERRQAITEGGTPQAMRLGQRCISFVEGTRCSNQCLPMTRHCVSHIYQDSSQVLFKMCPGLKDVPCDRPVHMGQSEEPRCPLHLSLPPPMYQPEQESLAPEQLASAPTDMYLSAAELQPTENLPLEFSDDLDVEDEGLQCPPSPLLFDTALALEDQTIREIAEAPMDILTGAEHGDLDGSAQDAELSERDELSVEDEVESEILEAVGHAVPMQNSSKDSDTKTTDALS